The DNA region CTTTTTTCCGCCACCAAGGACTCCGGAGCCGTCTCTCTTGGCTGGGCCGGTGAAGGCAGGCTCGGAAGCGTCATCACCAGCAGTCTGGAAAGTTCCAATGTCGATCTGGCCACCGAATTCGTGAACATGATCATCACTCAGAAAGGCTTCGACGCCAACAGCAAGGTCATCACCACGGGTGATCAGGTCGTGCAGACGGCCATTCAGATGAAGAGATAACTAGAGGAAGGCCTCGCCCCTGGCGACCAGGGTCACGGGGCCGAAAATCCAGGCGCCGGGGCCGTCAACGCCCACACGTACCCCGATCTCGCCGCCGCTGGGCTGCGTGACTCGCAGGTCGGTGGGAAAATTTTGCCCACGCCCCAGCCACAGCGCCAGGGCCAGGCTTCCGGAGCCGCAACCGGTCTCGTAATGCGTAGACGCGGTGGAACGCACCCATACCACGGGCTTGATGGCGCACGCCGGACAAATCCGGTACCAGATACAGCCCACGGCCTCCGCATCCAGAGCGTAGCGCGCCCGCAGGGTAGCGCTGGCCTGCTCGACATCCTCGGAAAACGGGTGCAGTTCCTCGTCAAGACACAGATGCGTTATGCCCGGCAGACGCACCAGCCCGATGCCCGGCTCCAGCTCCGAAACTCCGCCCTTGCCTTCTTCGGCACACGCTTCCGGCAGCGGCATCTCGACCCAGCACTCGCCCCCGTCAGCAGCGACCCGCAACGCCACCGGCCGGTCAACACCCGAGACCATGACCTCCCCGCACAAATCATCCCCGGTTCGGATCAACCCCACCTGTTCCCGGGCCATGACCGCCGCGGCCGCCCGACAGGCGTTGCCGCAGAATTCGCCGCCCATCATGTCGAGGCGTACCGGATCGGCCGCAAGATCCAGAAATCCGACCTGTTCGGCCTGCACGTGCCCGGCGCCCATGAGGGTGCGGGCCACCGAAGCCCGTTCCAGCGGCTCCACGGGATCGAGAATCAGGATGGTCGGGTTGCCGCCCGGAACGGCCTTGTAGAATCGCAGTGCACGCACGTCTCTCTCCATTGCGTTCGAAAAATTGACCAGGGCGGGAGTAGCCCCGGCAGCGAGGCAAAAAGGATAGCCGATGGAGTCCCGCCGGGCAAGGCGGTATTGACCCCTCTGTCGCCCGTGAGTAGGACGGTCTTTTCACTTTCATCCCCGAAATCACATGACATCATACCTGAACGCCATCATCCTGGGCATCGTCGAAGGCCTGACCGAATTTCTGCCCGTCTCCTCCACCGGCCACCTGATCATCGCGGGACACCTGCTCGATTTCACCGGCCCCAAGGCCGAGACCTTCAGCATCGTCATCCAGCTTGGCGCGATACTGGCCGTGGTCGCCCTCTACTGGCCGACCTTCTGGGGCCTTGTGCGCCCCAACGAGCGTCCTTTCAGCGGCATGCGCGGCCTGGTCCTGCTTTTTCTGACCTCGCTGCCGGCGGCATTGCTCGGGCTCTTCGCCCACTCGGCCATCAAGGAACATCTTTTTTCCCCGGTCACCGTGGCCTTTGCCCTGGCGGTCGGGGCCGTGGCCATTCTCTTGGTTGAAAGAATGCCCGCCAAAAACCAGGTCAAAGGACTCGACGCGATAACCCCGACCCTGGCCCTGGGTATCGGCTGCTTTCAGTGCCTGTCCCTGTGGCCCGGTTTTTCGCGTTCCGCCGCGACGATCATGGGCGGCATGATCCTGGGCGCCGAGCGCCGCACCGCCGCCGAGTACTCCTTTGTCGCCGCCGTGCCCATCATGTTCGCAGCCACGGGCTACGACATGCTCAAGAGCTGGCGGCTGTTCAGTCCTGACGACTTTCTGATCCTGGGCGTCGGCTTTGCCGTGTCCTTCGTGTCGGCCTGGCTCGCGGTCAAAGTCTTCATCGCGTTGCTGGGACGCCTGACCCTGCGCTCCTTCGCCTGGTATCGCCTGGCCCTCGCTCCGGTGGTGCTCTGGATCTTCTGGTGAACGGGGTGAGCATCGAACACGAGGCCAAATTCAGGCTCGGCGACTGCCGGGACATGGAGCCCCGTCTGCGAAAGCTTGGCCGCCTGCGCACGCCATGGCATTTCGAGTCCAACACCGTTTACGACCGAGACGGCGAACTGGCCGCATCCGGACGCCTGCTGCGCCTGCGCCGCGCCCTGACCTCGACCCTGACCTTCAAGGAACCCGCGCCCGGCGCCGGGACCAGCGGAGTCAAGAGCCGCATCGAACGGGAAAGCGACATCGCCGACCCGCGCGCCATGGACTCCATACTGCGCGGGCTTGGCTATGCGCCGCGCCTGCGCTACGAAAAATTCCGCTCCGTGTGGGAACTCCCGCAGGGCCTTGTCTTTCTGGACATCCTGCCCTTCGGCCATTTTCTTGAAATCGAGGCGCGTCCCGATTGCATCGGAACCATCGCGCAGGAGATGGGCCTCGATCCCGGCCACGCCATGGACAAAAGCTACCACAGCCTGCACCAGTCCTGGCGCAGACAACAAGGCCTTCCCCCCATGGAGGATTTCGTCTTCGACGAAGCCGAACACCACCGACTGACCACCAGCCTGGGCTGCATCGCCCGGCCTCAAGGAGAATACAATGCTGACTGATATCCAGCTCGAAAAATACGCGAAAGTCCTTTTCTGGGGCATGCAGAAAGCCCGTGTCACACCATTTGCCCCGGGAGACATAGTCCTTGTCCGCACGGACCTTGCGGCCCTGCCCCTGGCCGAAAAGATGCAGGCCCTGATCCTTGCGCAGGGGCTCAACCCCGTGCTGCGCATGAGCCCACCGAGCGCGCTGGAGAAAGGCTATTTCAGCCTCGCCGAACAGGAGCAGCTCTCCTTTGTGGTCCCCGGGGACCGCGAGCTCTATGAACGCCTCGGCGGCCTGATTTCCCTGCTTGCCCCGGACTCCATCACGCACCTCCGGGACATCCCGCCGACCAAGATCGTCACCTTCTCCCTGGCCCGCAAATATCTGCGCGACATCCTGGACAAACGCGAGGCCACCCGCCAGTTCGGGTGGACGCTCTGCCTCATGCCCACCCCGGCCCTGGCCGAAAACGCAGGGCTCACCCCCGAGGATTACGCGGCCCAGATCATCCGCGCCTCCTACCTGGACGAGGCCGATCCCGTAGCCACCTGGGAGGGGATTTTCCGTCAGGCCCACGGCGTCAAGGCATGGCTCAACGACATGGACGTGGACTACTACCACGTGCAGTCCGCATCCACGGACCTAAAAGTCCATCCCGGCGAGTCCCGCTGCTGGATCGGCATCTCGGGCCACAACATCCCCAGCTTCGAGCTGTTCATCTCTCCGGACTGCCGCCTGACCGAGGGCACCTACCACGCCGACCAGCCCTCCTACCGCAGCGGCAATCTGGTCAGCGGCGTGACCCTGGAATTTTCCAACGGCATGGCCCGGGTGGTCAAGGCGGATCAGGGTGAAGGGTTCGTGCGCTCGCAGCTGGAAATGGACCCCGGCGCGTGCAGGCTCGGGGAATTTTCGCTGACCGACAAGCGCTTTTCACCCATCAACGCCTTCATGGCGCACACGCTTTTCGACGAGAACTTCGGCGGAGACCACGGCAACTGCCATGTCGCGGTGGGAGCATCCTATGCCGACACCTACGCAGGAGACCCGACGGAACTGACGGATGAACGCAAAAAGGAACTGGGTTTCAACGATTCGGCCCTGCATTGGGATCTGGTAAACACCGAACCGAAAAAAGTGACCGCTTTCCTGCGGGATGGCAAGAAAACGGTCATTTACGAGGATGGCATGTTCACCATGCCCGACTTGGCCTGAGATCAGGCGGCAAAATCCGGATCAGGCTCCGGCGCAGAACTCGCGCATGGATTCAAGGGTCTGGTCGCAGGCCAGGACCAGCTCTGAACGCAAAAGAGCCATCTGCGCCTGCGATCCGGCCTTGGCGGCCTGCTCCAGCTCGGCGGCGAGCTGACAGAGCCGGGCCGCCCCCACTGTGGCCGAAGCGCCCTTCAGGGAATGCGCGGTGCGCTCGACCTGATAGAAGTCGCCTTGACTTGCGTACTCGTCCAGACTGTGGAGTTTTCGGGGAGCGTCATCCATGTAGAGCTGAAAAAGACTGGTCAGAAGGTCCCGGTCCCCGGACATGCGCTCCAGCGTCTCTTCAATGGAAAGTAGCGGTATGTTTGACAAATTTCTCTCCTGAATGTTCAAGCCGTATCGATCTTCAAAGTCTACTTTTTTTTTGATTATCTGAAAAGAACTTTGGCCTCACGTCTTTTTCCGACACATCTTCTCCTTGCCTCTTGCGCGCGAAATTTGTAGTCTTATCTAACATTTTTCGCAACAGCAAAAGGACTACACCATGGACCACATGTCCTCCAATCTGGAAGACTATCTCGAAGTCATATTTTCCCTGGAATCGCTCAATTCCGAGGCCAGGGCCAAGGATATCGCGGACGCCATGGGTGTGCAGAGGGCTTCCGTCACCAACGCGCTACAAAAACTCTCCCAGCGCGGGCTGATCAATTACCAGCCGTATAGTTCGGTGACCCTTACTCCCGAGGGATTCCGCACCGCCACCCGCATCGTGCACCGCCACAAGGTACTCTACGACTTCCTGCACACCTTCCTGCAGATCCGTCCCGAAGTGGCGGAGGACACGGCCTGCAAACTCGAACACCACATCGACGACGAGAGCCTGGAGACCCTGACCAAGTTCGCCCGCTTCATCATGACCTGCCCGCGCACGGGCAAGGACTGGCTGGAGGCGTTCACCCGATCCTGCAACGAACGCGGAACGTGCACCAACTGCGCCGAATGCATCAAGTCCTGTCTTGACCGACTGGACGACAAATGTCTGGACAGTTCCGAGCCGCGTTCGAAAACATCCTGAAATCGTCATGCATGCGCTGCGAAAATCCCATGAAATACACGACCGGACTTCCAAAATCCCTCGCGATTACCGGCTGTTGAACTCATTTCACGGCCCGGGGACGCCCTGCAACGCTTGACAAATTAGACGTACTAAATATTGTCTCTCGGTCTCGAACACGAGCCCGAAAGACCGCATCAAGGAGAGCCTGTGCCTACCATTGTCAATTTGCGTGAAATGCGCGTGGATCAACACGGCATCATAAGGACCATCGGCGCGCAAGGAGAGCTTGGCCGCCGTATCCGCGACATGGGCCTTGTTCCCGGCACGGAAATCACCGTCATCGGCCGGGCTCCGCTCAAAGACCCCGTGGCCCTGCGGCTCAAGGGCTTCACCCTGACCCTGCGCAACAGCGAAGCCGATTTCATCACCGTCGAACTCCCGGATGCCGAACTTGTCTGAACCCGTCATTGCAACCATCGCCCTGGCCGGCAACCCCAATGCAGGCAAGACCACCCTTTTTAACTCCCTGACCGGCTCGCGGCAGCATGTCGGAAATTATCCGGGCATCACCGTGGAGAAGAAGGAAGGGTATGTCGACACCCCGCACGGCCTGACCCGCGTGGTGGACCTGCCCGGCACCTATTCCCTGACCGCCTATTCCCAGGAAGAGCTCGTGGCCCGGGATTTTCTCATCCACGAGCGGCCCCAGGGCGTCATAAACGTCCTCGACGCCACCAGCCTGGAGCGCAACCTGTACCTGACCGTGCAGTTCCTGGAGATCGGCATCCCCGTGACCGTGGCCCTGAACATGGTCGACGCCCTGGAAGCCAAGGGCATGCGCATCGACTCGGACCGTCTGGCCAGCCTCATGAACGTACCGGTCGTGCGCACCGTAGCGCGTTCCGACAAGGGTGTCCGCGAAGCCCTGGACGCGGCCATGAACCACCCGCAAAAAGCCTGGCAGCCGCTGCACATCTCCTACGGGCCGGACCTTGACCCCGTGCTCAAGGAAATGACGGACCTGATCGAAGCCCGGGATTTTCTGACCCAGACCTACCCCCCGCGCTGGTTGGCGCTCAAATTTCTGGAAAACGACCTGGTCGTGCGCCAGCTTTTCGAGGCCGATTCCGAGTTGCACCGGGACATGCGCGACATGGCCGACAATGTCGCCCGGCACTGCGAGAAGACGCTCAAGACCCAGCCTGAATTCATTGTCGCCGACTACCGCTACGGCTACATATCATCCATATTGCGCCAGGGCGTGCTGACCATCCAGCCCGACCTGCAGGGCCGCGCTGACCTGTCGGACAAGATCGACAGCGTCCTGACCCATCAACTGGCAGGGCCGATCATCATGCTCGGCATCCTCTACGGCCTCTTCAGCGTGACCTTCGCCATCGGCCAGGTGCCCATGGGCTGGGTCGAATCCTTTTTCGAATGGCTCTCCTCCCTGGCCATGCAGATGCCCCCGGGTCTGACCAGATCGCTGGTCGTGGACGGGATCATCGCTGGTGTCGGCGGCGTGCTGGGTTTTGTCCCGCTCATCCTGATCATGTTCCTTGGCATCACTTTTCTCGAGGATTCCGGATACATGGCGCGCATGGCCTACATGCTGGACCGGGTCTTTCGCATCTTCGGGCTGCACGGCAGCTCGGTGGTGCCCTTCATCATCTCTGGAGGCATTCCCGGAGGCTGCGCCGTGCCCGGCGTCATGGCCGCGCGCACCCTGCGCAGCCCCAAGGAGAAGCTAGCCACGCTCCTGACCGCCCCCTTCATGGTCTGCGGCGCCAAGGTGCCCGTCTTCATCCTGCTCGCGGCGGCCTTCTTTCCGGAACATGGAGCCCGGGTCATGTTCCTGATCACCCTAGTCGGCTGGGCCGCGGCCCTCGTGGTGGCCAAGATGCTGCGATCGTCCGTCATTCGCGGACCGTCCACGCCCTTTGTCATGGAACTTCCGCCCTACCGCATGCCCACGACCATGGGCATGATCCTGCACACCTGGGAGCGCGGCTGGCAGTATATCAAAAAGGCAGGAACGGTGATCCTGGCCATCTCGGTCCTGATCTGGGCCATGATGACCTTTCCGGCCCTCTCTCCGGAAGCGGCCGCACCCATCGAGTCCCAGATCCAGACCCTGGAGCGGCGTCTGGCTACGGAACCGATTGAGGAAATCCGTCTGGCACTGCAAAACGACATTTCGGAACTGAACCTGCACATCAAGGAAGAGACCCTGGCCAACTCCCTGGCCGGACGCCTTGGACGCGCCATCGAGCCCGTCACGGCCTGGGCCGGGTTCGACTGGCGGACCAATATTGCCCTGGTGGGAGGAATCGCGGCCAAGGAGGTCATCGTCTCCACCCTGGCCACGGCCCACGCCCTGAGCGACGACGAGGCGCAGGCCTTCTCCGCGCGCATCGCCTCGGCTCCAAGCTGGAACACCAGTGTGGCGGTGAGCCTCATGATCTTCGTGCTGCTTTATTCCCCCTGCTTCGTGACCGTGGTCGCCATCGCCCGCGAGGCTTCGTGGGGCTGGGCCGTTTTCAGCGTCGTTTTCAACACGGGCTTTGCCTTTGTCCTGGCTGTGGCCACGTATCAGCTCGGCATGAGGATGGGGTGGTAATGTTTTTCTGCAAACTCAAAGACACGGCAAACGGGGTGCGCACCCTCTGCGACCTCAAGGACGGCGAAAAGGCGGTGGTCCGCTGCCTGGTCAAGTCACAGGGCTGCCACCTCAGCAAGCTCGCGGCCATGGGCATAACTCCGGGCACGCAGATCGAGATGATCTCCAACGCAAGCGGCCCCCTCATGGTGCTGGTCCGCTCATCGCGCCTGTGCCTGTGCCGCAGCCTGGGCAAGTCCATCGTGGTGGAATGAAGATCTCCGTCGTCATTCCGGTCTACCGCGAAGAGGGCATCGTGGCCTTTCTGGAAGACCTCCTGCGACGGACACAGATCGAACGGACAAGCGACGAAGTCGAAATAACGGTCGTCGACGGCGCGCCCGAAGCCGACACCCTGGCCCGTATCGGCGACATGCCCGTATCACGGCTGTCCTCCCCGCCCGGCCGGGGAGCGCAGCTCAACCGAGGGGCTTTGGCCTCCGGGGGCGAAGTCCTGCTTTTCCTGCATGCCGACACCATCCTGCCCGAAAACGCCTTCAGCCTCATCCGCCAGACCCTGCACGACAAATCCGTCTCCGGCGGAGCCTTCAGCCTGAGCTATGTCCCCCGCACGCCAGGACTGTCCTTCATCACCGCGCTGGCCAACCTGCGCTCACGGCGCACTCGCGTGCCCTACGGAGATCAGGCCATCTTCGTGCGCCGCAGCGTTTTCGAGGAGCTGAACGGACTTTTGCCAATACCGATCATGGAAGACCTCGAATTCATGACCCGCCTGCGCAGACACGGACACAATATCCGCATCCTGGCCATGCCGGTGCGCACCTCGGCCCGGCGTCAACTGCATGAGGGCATCCTGCGCTGCACCCTGCGCAACCTCTGCCTGCGCCTGCTCTACCACTGCGGAATTCCGCCACGAATCCTGGCCGGTCTGTACCGCAGGCACGGAGGTTAAGCCGTGCGCGTACTCGTCTTCACCAAATATCCGCAGCCAGGCCGGGTCAAGACCAGGCTGGCCCGGACAGTGGGGGCACAGCTTGCCGCGAGCCTGCAGGAAGCGTTCATCCACGATGAACTGCACATGCTGGCCGAGCTTGGCGCAAGCGTGACCCTGTGCTGCGACCCTTTTCGCCCCCTGGCCGACTACGAGCGCCTGTTCGGCCCGAATTTGCGCTACATGGCGCAACAGGGCGCGGATCTTGGGGAGCGCATGCTCCACGCCCTGCACGCGGCTCTGCTGGAAAGCGACGGCGCGGTGCTCATTGGAAGCGACCTGCCCGATCTTCCGGCATCGCACCTGACAGAGGCCTTCGCAGCCCTGAAGAGCACGCAGGTTTGCCTTGGTCCGGCCACCGACGGAGGATTCTACCTTCTCGGCCTGCGAGAGCCTCTGCCTTCCGGCATTTTCGAGGGAGTGAACTGGAGCAGTGAACTGGTCCTGAAGCGAACCCTGGACAACTGCCGCGCCAAAGGTCTGACCCACCATCTCCTGCCGCCCTGGCCGGACGTGGACACCGCCCACGATCTGGCCGCCTATGCCGCCCGCAACCGAAACAAAGAGACCCGCTCCATGGACCTCATCCGCAGCCTGGGATTGCCGGAGGAAGCATGGAAGACCTGATCCGCTCCTTTCTTGTCGATCACGACTGGGTGCAGGATGCGCCGAAAGTCAGCTTCCTGGCCGCCGGCGAGTACAATCAGAATTTTCTGGTGCAAAGCGGAGACACGCGCCTCGTCTTTCGCATCAATCGTGGCAGCCAGCTCGGTCTTGCCGATCAAATCGGATATGAATTCAAGGTTTTGCAGTACATCGAGCCCTCCGGAGTGACACCGCGCCCCCTGCGTGTGCATCCGGATCCCCGTCCTTTCGGGGGCGGCGTCATGCTCATGCAGCATCTGCCCGGAGAAGCACTGGTCTACGAACGCGACCTCGCGCGCGCGGCGAACATCTTCGCCCGCATCCACGCCCTGCCGCCCTGCCCGGATTTGCTGATCCAGGAGGACCCCATCGCGGCCATCGCCTCGGAGAGCCTGGCGCTCATAAACCGCTATCCTGATCACGCCCTGACCAAGCAGCGCGGCAAACTGCTTGACTATCACCAGCACATCGTACGCCTGGGCGAGGACAACCGCGCCCTCTTCGCGGCCGATCGTCTTTGCGTGGTCAACACGGAAGTCAACTCCGGGAATTTCCTGATCTCCCCGGGGAGTGCGTATCTGGTGGACTGGGAAAAGGCCGTGATCTCCAGTCGCCACCAGGATCTGGGCCATTTTCTGTCGCCCACGACCACCCTGTGGAAAACCGAGACGATCCTCACCCAGGAACAGAAGGACAAGTTCCTGAAAGCCTATCACCGCCATCTGACTGATCCTCCGGCCCTCGAAGAACTCATGCGCCTCGGCCGGATCATGGAGCAGGTCATCATCCTGCGCGGCCTGTCCTGGTGCTTCATGGCGCACCACGAGTACACTCATGCCGCCAAGCCCCTGACCGATGCCCTGACCCGAAGAAAAATCGAGCTCTACATGCGCGACCTCGATCGAATCATCGCTTCCGCTCCTTGAGCCGATCCTGTACGCTCGGCCGCTGTATGACGAACATCTTGTCATCAGACCGACTTTGACGCATTGTCCTACACCGGTGCCAAAGCCGCCTCGATTTTCTCCATGAACATGCAAAGGATGCCTTCATGTCCCGCGATTCCTTCAAAACCGTCTACTCCACGGAAAAACCGACATGCCGCAAATGCGGACGTGTGGACTGCGTCTGCGGCCAGACCCGGCCTCCGGCCCAGGGTCCGGTACGGGTCGGCCGGGAAACAAAAGGCCGCAAGGGCGCGGGAGTCACGGTCGTGACCGGACTTACCCTGCCTGAAACAGAGCTCAAGGCGCTGCTGTCGGACTGCAAGAAGCGCCTGGGCTGCGGCGGCACTCTGCGGAACGGAGTCCTGGAATTCCAGGGAGAGCACCGCGACACCCTGCTGGCCTTTTTGAAAGATCGCGGCATCGCCGCCAAGAAGTCGGGGAGCTGATGACGGCAAGCATCTCCCTGCAACGTCAACTCGACCACCTGAACC from Desulfomicrobium apsheronum includes:
- a CDS encoding TIGR04283 family arsenosugar biosynthesis glycosyltransferase — translated: MKISVVIPVYREEGIVAFLEDLLRRTQIERTSDEVEITVVDGAPEADTLARIGDMPVSRLSSPPGRGAQLNRGALASGGEVLLFLHADTILPENAFSLIRQTLHDKSVSGGAFSLSYVPRTPGLSFITALANLRSRRTRVPYGDQAIFVRRSVFEELNGLLPIPIMEDLEFMTRLRRHGHNIRILAMPVRTSARRQLHEGILRCTLRNLCLRLLYHCGIPPRILAGLYRRHGG
- a CDS encoding FeoA family protein, which translates into the protein MPTIVNLREMRVDQHGIIRTIGAQGELGRRIRDMGLVPGTEITVIGRAPLKDPVALRLKGFTLTLRNSEADFITVELPDAELV
- the feoB gene encoding ferrous iron transport protein B, encoding MPNLSEPVIATIALAGNPNAGKTTLFNSLTGSRQHVGNYPGITVEKKEGYVDTPHGLTRVVDLPGTYSLTAYSQEELVARDFLIHERPQGVINVLDATSLERNLYLTVQFLEIGIPVTVALNMVDALEAKGMRIDSDRLASLMNVPVVRTVARSDKGVREALDAAMNHPQKAWQPLHISYGPDLDPVLKEMTDLIEARDFLTQTYPPRWLALKFLENDLVVRQLFEADSELHRDMRDMADNVARHCEKTLKTQPEFIVADYRYGYISSILRQGVLTIQPDLQGRADLSDKIDSVLTHQLAGPIIMLGILYGLFSVTFAIGQVPMGWVESFFEWLSSLAMQMPPGLTRSLVVDGIIAGVGGVLGFVPLILIMFLGITFLEDSGYMARMAYMLDRVFRIFGLHGSSVVPFIISGGIPGGCAVPGVMAARTLRSPKEKLATLLTAPFMVCGAKVPVFILLAAAFFPEHGARVMFLITLVGWAAALVVAKMLRSSVIRGPSTPFVMELPPYRMPTTMGMILHTWERGWQYIKKAGTVILAISVLIWAMMTFPALSPEAAAPIESQIQTLERRLATEPIEEIRLALQNDISELNLHIKEETLANSLAGRLGRAIEPVTAWAGFDWRTNIALVGGIAAKEVIVSTLATAHALSDDEAQAFSARIASAPSWNTSVAVSLMIFVLLYSPCFVTVVAIAREASWGWAVFSVVFNTGFAFVLAVATYQLGMRMGW
- a CDS encoding metal-dependent transcriptional regulator — protein: MDHMSSNLEDYLEVIFSLESLNSEARAKDIADAMGVQRASVTNALQKLSQRGLINYQPYSSVTLTPEGFRTATRIVHRHKVLYDFLHTFLQIRPEVAEDTACKLEHHIDDESLETLTKFARFIMTCPRTGKDWLEAFTRSCNERGTCTNCAECIKSCLDRLDDKCLDSSEPRSKTS
- a CDS encoding phosphotransferase family protein, with protein sequence MEDLIRSFLVDHDWVQDAPKVSFLAAGEYNQNFLVQSGDTRLVFRINRGSQLGLADQIGYEFKVLQYIEPSGVTPRPLRVHPDPRPFGGGVMLMQHLPGEALVYERDLARAANIFARIHALPPCPDLLIQEDPIAAIASESLALINRYPDHALTKQRGKLLDYHQHIVRLGEDNRALFAADRLCVVNTEVNSGNFLISPGSAYLVDWEKAVISSRHQDLGHFLSPTTTLWKTETILTQEQKDKFLKAYHRHLTDPPALEELMRLGRIMEQVIILRGLSWCFMAHHEYTHAAKPLTDALTRRKIELYMRDLDRIIASAP
- a CDS encoding undecaprenyl-diphosphate phosphatase, whose amino-acid sequence is MTSYLNAIILGIVEGLTEFLPVSSTGHLIIAGHLLDFTGPKAETFSIVIQLGAILAVVALYWPTFWGLVRPNERPFSGMRGLVLLFLTSLPAALLGLFAHSAIKEHLFSPVTVAFALAVGAVAILLVERMPAKNQVKGLDAITPTLALGIGCFQCLSLWPGFSRSAATIMGGMILGAERRTAAEYSFVAAVPIMFAATGYDMLKSWRLFSPDDFLILGVGFAVSFVSAWLAVKVFIALLGRLTLRSFAWYRLALAPVVLWIFW
- a CDS encoding translation initiation factor, whose protein sequence is MSRDSFKTVYSTEKPTCRKCGRVDCVCGQTRPPAQGPVRVGRETKGRKGAGVTVVTGLTLPETELKALLSDCKKRLGCGGTLRNGVLEFQGEHRDTLLAFLKDRGIAAKKSGS
- a CDS encoding TIGR04282 family arsenosugar biosynthesis glycosyltransferase, yielding MRVLVFTKYPQPGRVKTRLARTVGAQLAASLQEAFIHDELHMLAELGASVTLCCDPFRPLADYERLFGPNLRYMAQQGADLGERMLHALHAALLESDGAVLIGSDLPDLPASHLTEAFAALKSTQVCLGPATDGGFYLLGLREPLPSGIFEGVNWSSELVLKRTLDNCRAKGLTHHLLPPWPDVDTAHDLAAYAARNRNKETRSMDLIRSLGLPEEAWKT
- a CDS encoding class IV adenylate cyclase, coding for MSIEHEAKFRLGDCRDMEPRLRKLGRLRTPWHFESNTVYDRDGELAASGRLLRLRRALTSTLTFKEPAPGAGTSGVKSRIERESDIADPRAMDSILRGLGYAPRLRYEKFRSVWELPQGLVFLDILPFGHFLEIEARPDCIGTIAQEMGLDPGHAMDKSYHSLHQSWRRQQGLPPMEDFVFDEAEHHRLTTSLGCIARPQGEYNAD
- a CDS encoding Hpt domain-containing protein, encoding MSNIPLLSIEETLERMSGDRDLLTSLFQLYMDDAPRKLHSLDEYASQGDFYQVERTAHSLKGASATVGAARLCQLAAELEQAAKAGSQAQMALLRSELVLACDQTLESMREFCAGA
- a CDS encoding aminopeptidase, translated to MLTDIQLEKYAKVLFWGMQKARVTPFAPGDIVLVRTDLAALPLAEKMQALILAQGLNPVLRMSPPSALEKGYFSLAEQEQLSFVVPGDRELYERLGGLISLLAPDSITHLRDIPPTKIVTFSLARKYLRDILDKREATRQFGWTLCLMPTPALAENAGLTPEDYAAQIIRASYLDEADPVATWEGIFRQAHGVKAWLNDMDVDYYHVQSASTDLKVHPGESRCWIGISGHNIPSFELFISPDCRLTEGTYHADQPSYRSGNLVSGVTLEFSNGMARVVKADQGEGFVRSQLEMDPGACRLGEFSLTDKRFSPINAFMAHTLFDENFGGDHGNCHVAVGASYADTYAGDPTELTDERKKELGFNDSALHWDLVNTEPKKVTAFLRDGKKTVIYEDGMFTMPDLA
- a CDS encoding FeoA family protein; the encoded protein is MFFCKLKDTANGVRTLCDLKDGEKAVVRCLVKSQGCHLSKLAAMGITPGTQIEMISNASGPLMVLVRSSRLCLCRSLGKSIVVE
- a CDS encoding diaminopimelate epimerase, encoding MRALRFYKAVPGGNPTILILDPVEPLERASVARTLMGAGHVQAEQVGFLDLAADPVRLDMMGGEFCGNACRAAAAVMAREQVGLIRTGDDLCGEVMVSGVDRPVALRVAADGGECWVEMPLPEACAEEGKGGVSELEPGIGLVRLPGITHLCLDEELHPFSEDVEQASATLRARYALDAEAVGCIWYRICPACAIKPVVWVRSTASTHYETGCGSGSLALALWLGRGQNFPTDLRVTQPSGGEIGVRVGVDGPGAWIFGPVTLVARGEAFL